AAAGGAAACTTTATGAAATCAGCAGTTCTTGTGATTGATGTGCAAAGTATTTTGTTCGACCCAACACCTCAACCGTTTGAAAGAAATGAGGTATTAACCCGTATCAATACAATCACAGATTGGGCGCGCCAAAAGGATATCCCTGTCATCTTTATTCAGCATGAACAAACGGGTACACCAATCGAACATGGTAGTGAAGGTTGGAAATTGCAGTCTTCATTACACGTTGAAAGTGCTGATCATTTTGTGCGTAAAACAACGCCAGATTCATTTTTACGCACCAACTTGGAGTCGCTGCTGCATGAGCTCAGCATTGAACATCTTTACATTTGCGGTTACGCCACGGAGTTCTGTGTCGATACAACCGTGCGTCGAGCGGCTGGATTGGGTTATTCAGTGGAGCTAATATCAGATGCTCATACAACTCAAAACAAATCGCATTTGTCAGGTGAACAAATTCGAGCGCATCACAATGCGACATTGCCGAGTATATCTAGCTTTGGTGTAAAGATTGCTGTGGTCTCGACAGAAAACTTGACCTCATAAGGCTAACAAACGCCTCAAGAGGGACTGTCAACGCGCGGCGTTTCCAGTCCCATTGAGCCGAAGTGGTTACGGTTGTTGTGTTTGAGTTTAGTGGTGATGCGTTGCCAGCCCCTTAGGCGGGCGTTATGCGTAATGAACTAGAACAAAGCCCATTCAGTACATTATGTTTGTTGGTAAGTAAGGATCCTCTGTTAGAATTCTTCTCATTAAAAGCCATGTTCGATTGATATGGCTATTCACAACAACTGAGAACAATTTGATGAACGATCAACCAAACAATCCACTTCACGGCTTAAGCCTAGAGAAAATTTTGACTCGACTGATCGAACATTATGGTTGGGATGGTCTACATAAACAGATAAACATCAATTGTTTTGCTAAAGATCCATCGGTTAAGTCGTCATTGAAGTTTTTGCGGAAAACTCAATGGGCTAGAGACAAAGTTGAGTCTCTGTATGTGAGTACATTTGTCTGAGTTCAACGCTTACGCATAACAAACGCCTCAAGAGGGACTGTCAACGCGCGGCGTTTCCAGTCCTATTGAGCCGCGGCGGTTACGGTTGTTGCGTTTGAATTTAGTGTTATGCGTTGTCAGCCCCTTAGGCGGGCGTTAGGCGATTGGAGGAAACGATGAAATCTTTGAAAAGTGGTGAGCTGTATCTAGAGGTTTCCTTCGAGAAGCTTGAGCTATCAGAAAATAGTTTCAAAGACATAGAATTTGAAGAATGTCATTTTTCAGATTGTGATTTGTCTGGCGTACAATTCCAAAACTGCAAGTTTGTAAGTTGCGAGTTTGCACGTTGTAATCTCAGTTTAGCGAGTTTCCCCAATGCACGTTTATTTGGTGTGTCATTTCAAGACAGTAAGCTCGTGGGTATCGACTGGACAAGAGCAACGTGGCCTGTCTATCACCTAGATTTTGAGCTTAAATTTCAGCGTTGTATTTTGAACGACGCCTCATTCTTTGGGCTGACATTGAATGAGTTAACACTTGATGAGTGTAAGTTGCATGATGTGGACTTCCGTGAAGGAAATTTTGCCAGTTCAACAATGTGTTACTGCGATTTTACGCATAGTTTATTCATGCGGACTAACTTACAAAAAGTGGATTTCAGCGAGTCGACAAATTACGCAATTAATGTGTTAGAGAACCAAGTCAAAGGGGCTAAGTTTTCTCGTTATGAAGCTCTGAATTTATTGGAATGTTTAGGCATCGAGTTGGTTGATTAATCGCCTAACAAACGCCTCAAGAGGGACTGTCAACGCGTGGCGTTTCCAGTCCCATTGAGCCGCGGTGGTTACGGTTGTTGTGTTTGAGTTTAGTGTTATGCGTTGCCAGCCCCTTAGGCGGGCGTTAGCCAGAAAGGGGGTAGCCCCCTTTCAAATTCACTTATTGATAGACTTTATAAGTTAAGCTGTATGGCGTTACAGAAATGATTTCTACATTGTAACCACTAATCGAAAGTTGTTTCTGCTCTACGGGAAACAAAAACTCGGTTGTGTTTGGTGGTAGTTGTGAAATTTGAGCTTCTGGTTTCGAATTACTAACCATTGTTAGCCCGCCAAAGTTATTTTCTGAAATGGTTGCTGTGTTTTTACCATAACGAGTAAAGACATTCTCGTTGGAGTGAATGTTTACATCCATGAATCGGAAAATGATTTTGTTGTCTTCAGTTAAGCCTTGAAATCGTAATTCAGAATATCCCGTGTTTACTTTTCCGCCATAAATGTCGGCTTTCCCGAATGCGTTGGGCAAGTCTTTTGTTCTGGTTGTTCCAAAGACCTTACCTCCAATTGAAGTTGTAAGGTTGGTGTTAGTTGTCACGTCGGTGTGATTGTAATGTTGGATTTGGGAACATCCTGACAACAAAACTGAAATTAAGATTATGATTTTATTCATTTTATTTTCTCTATTAAGCAAATGGGACGTCATTCTATTTGTGTGTGAGGTAAAGTCAAAATAAAATGAATTTTTTAGTGGTTTCACAAACTTTCAGGCTAACAAACGCCTCAAGAGGGACTGTCAACGCGCGGCGTTTCCAGTCCCATTGAGCCGCGGTGATTGCAGTTGTTGTGTTTGGGTTTAGTGGTATGCGTTGCCAGCCCCTTAGGCGGGCGTTAGGTGAATGGTCTGTGGATTGAACAAGGACAGTTTTATGAAGTTGTTTTTAGCTTTTTGGCTCGTTTTCACTAGTTTGTTTTCGGTCGGCTTGCATGCCAATGACGCCGTTTTACAACAAGCCTATCAATCGCAACAAAGTGACTTACAGGTTCAAGGATTTGGACAGGTAGTGAAAGTGTTACCTGACGACAATGATGGTTCAAAGCATCAAAAATTCATCTTAGAGCTCAATAGCGGACAAACATTGCTGGTTGCTCATAACATCGACCTAGCACCGAGAATTCCGAACTTGAAGGTTGGTGACAGTGTTGAGTTTTATGGTGAATACGAATGGAACAAAAAGGGTGGAGTTCTTCATTGGACTCATAAAGATCCTCAAAATCGTCATGCTCATGGTTGGTTGAAACACAATGGGCAGGTGTACGAGTAAATTCACCTAACAAACGCCTCAAGAGGGACTGTCAACGCGTGGCGTTTCCAGTCCCAATGAGCCGCGGTGGTTACGGCTGTTGTGTTTGAGTTTAGTGTTATGCGTTGCCAGCCCCTTAGGCGGGCGTTATGAGGCTATAGGAAAACAAAGATGAATCACGAAGAGTTCAACCAATTTTGTCGTTCCTTTCCTGCTACTACATACGTAGTGCAATGGGGTGGTTCTCATGTTTGGAAAGTGGCTGGAAAAGTGTTTTCTATTGGTAGTATCGGCAAGGTTCAGCAACCAGTTTTTACGTTCAAAACATCGGATTTGAACTTTGAGTATCTGAGTGAGCTCGATGGTTATATTCCTGCCCCTTACTTCGCCAACCGAGGGATGAAGTGGATCCAACAAACAGAGACTCCAGGTTTATTAGACGAAGAGTTGAAGTATTACTTGTCTGAGTCCTACCGTCTTGTTGTGCTCGGGCTCAGTAAAAGGTTACAGAAAGAGTTGGGAATTACGCCAAGGGCAGACGGTGAATCCGCCTCATAACAAACGCCTCAAGAGGGACTGTCAACGCGTAGCGTTTCCAGTCCCATTGAGCCGCGGTGGTTGCAGTTGTTGTGTTTGAGTTTTGTGTTAATGCGTTGTCAGCCCCTTAGGCGGGCGTTAGTTTCTATCTAGAAAAATCATAAAGCTCAGGTTCAACGCTCTGAAAAATCAGCTTTAAGCGTTCAAGTCGAACTATTTGGCTTTTGAGTTTTGCCTGATGCTGATTTGGTAGAAAGTGTTGAAAGTTCAGCTATTTCAAAGTTGCTGAAAGCCAACAAGTCTCAATGCCTCAATGCTTTTGGTTGTTCAACACGGTCAGTTTGGTTTCATAAAAGGCTGCATCATCGCTGTGATCTGGCTTTCTTTGTAGCGGACTCTTAACCGTGGTCAACTTAACCTTGATCGTTTTAAGTTTTGGCTGCCAACCTCACAGCTTTAGGCGTTGGACGTGCGCTTGCTTGATGCTTTCGCGTAAAATGACTTTCAAGCAAATGTGTTTAAAAAGTTATTGTTAAACAATGGGCTACGAAACTAACAAACGCCTCAAGAGGGACTGTCAACGCGCGGCGTTTCCAGTCCCATTGAGCCGCGGTGGTTGCAGTTGTTGTGATTGAGTTTAGTGTTATGCGTTGCCAGCCCCTTAGGCGGGCGTTATGCTTAATCCATAAAAATCAGCAGGTTGTGATTTTCGATTCCTTTGGCATTTCGTTCAGGTTTTGTCGGCAATTCAATATTGTTCGTCGCTGCCTAACGAAGTGGCAATGTTTCTGGCGCTGTAGATCCAGCGTTATTGCCTCATTGAAATACTGAGTCTGTGCTAGGTGAGTTTGGCTCTCTCAAGTCGCTTTAAGCAGTTTGGTGCCTTTACTTACAGGCTGCAAGTCAGTCGGCAATTGACCATTGTTTTGCGCTGCCTAATGAAACAGCAATTTGTTTATCGCTGTACGTTTCAGTGTTATTGCCTCATTGAGTTATCGCGCCAATGTGTGGTGAGTAGGTTTGTCGGAGAGGGTTTCCACTTTGGCTGATTTGCAGGATGAAACCCTGTATTGGTCAGTTTATAGGTAAAGTTTGAGTCAGTTCTAACTCAAGAGAATTCGAGGTTTGGTTAATTATTTCAATGAGTTATTCTTGATTTGGTTCAAATGTAAAGTGTTGAAGCTTAAGCATAACAAACGCCTCAAGAGGGACTGTCAACGTGTGGCGTTTCCAGTCCCAATGAGCCGCGGTGGTTGCAGTTGTTGTGTTTAAGTTTAGTGGTAATGCGTTGCCAGCCCCTTAGGCGGGCGTTATGCCTGCAAGTTTAGTCAGAAATTTAGCTATGGAGTATTTATGCCTGTATTTATTAGTTATTCACATGAAAATAAAGATTTTGTTGACCAACTAGCAATACAACTGGTTCAGCACAATGTAAATATCTGGCTTGACCGATGGGAACTAAGTATCGGTGATTCAATTATCGATAAAGTGCAGGAGGCGGCCGATGGTGCTAGTGCATTATTGGT
This genomic window from Vibrio metoecus contains:
- a CDS encoding cysteine hydrolase family protein — encoded protein: MKSAVLVIDVQSILFDPTPQPFERNEVLTRINTITDWARQKDIPVIFIQHEQTGTPIEHGSEGWKLQSSLHVESADHFVRKTTPDSFLRTNLESLLHELSIEHLYICGYATEFCVDTTVRRAAGLGYSVELISDAHTTQNKSHLSGEQIRAHHNATLPSISSFGVKIAVVSTENLTS
- a CDS encoding VF530 family DNA-binding protein yields the protein MNDQPNNPLHGLSLEKILTRLIEHYGWDGLHKQININCFAKDPSVKSSLKFLRKTQWARDKVESLYVSTFV
- a CDS encoding pentapeptide repeat-containing protein is translated as MKSLKSGELYLEVSFEKLELSENSFKDIEFEECHFSDCDLSGVQFQNCKFVSCEFARCNLSLASFPNARLFGVSFQDSKLVGIDWTRATWPVYHLDFELKFQRCILNDASFFGLTLNELTLDECKLHDVDFREGNFASSTMCYCDFTHSLFMRTNLQKVDFSESTNYAINVLENQVKGAKFSRYEALNLLECLGIELVD
- a CDS encoding DUF3465 domain-containing protein, which produces MKLFLAFWLVFTSLFSVGLHANDAVLQQAYQSQQSDLQVQGFGQVVKVLPDDNDGSKHQKFILELNSGQTLLVAHNIDLAPRIPNLKVGDSVEFYGEYEWNKKGGVLHWTHKDPQNRHAHGWLKHNGQVYE
- a CDS encoding MmcQ/YjbR family DNA-binding protein translates to MNHEEFNQFCRSFPATTYVVQWGGSHVWKVAGKVFSIGSIGKVQQPVFTFKTSDLNFEYLSELDGYIPAPYFANRGMKWIQQTETPGLLDEELKYYLSESYRLVVLGLSKRLQKELGITPRADGESAS
- a CDS encoding DUF3709 domain-containing protein, with translation MSLALSSRFKQFGAFTYRLQVSRQLTIVLRCLMKQQFVYRCTFQCYCLIELSRQCVVSRFVGEGFHFG